A section of the Amblyomma americanum isolate KBUSLIRL-KWMA chromosome 2, ASM5285725v1, whole genome shotgun sequence genome encodes:
- the LOC144120033 gene encoding organic cation transporter 1-like: MNLSSNSHRPWCKMLQACPKTHWKDSLLENRTAVPCHKWDYDITDKRESFVSLFYLVCERWHLYDLSSLAYVVGYTFLAPVAGFVSDRVGRRPVLLACAFVLLLSSVGSSVAATYASLVVTRIVAVSAGSAIYILTFILLHEVTGNAWRPLFALLHTAVAATVVPQLVHAVSLLEPRWLLAQGLLLVPTAMCATWCCQQEESPAWLLTTGNMRDAEVAILRAQRRGHEQGQAEGIIETVKMRRRAVSVFIATFTLSAVYFDVLVRDRATVLRWHVAHVFLSTAYYAATYWAMTKWGLRDTLAALLAVVCSCALDEVAVISRDYNPAIPFVHAGMKVAVSAVLGVALYYVGDIFPTHIGSIGVSLSTFFGGAGTLFSVSLITLSGRNANAAFSMFVAFTTLLSIGVVHWLPEVFIETPKKAAPIRAMTEMQRKEELKKSLSFFAGQKKRRS; encoded by the exons ATGAACCTGTCCAGCAACAGCCACAGGCCTTGGTGCAAGATGCTACAAGCTTGCCCCAAGACACACTGGAAG GACAGCCTCCTGGAAAACAGGACAGCTGTGCCTTGCCACAAATGGGACTACGACATCACCGACAAGAGGGAGAGCTTCGTGAGCCTGTTCTACCTCGTGTGCGAGCGGTGGCACCTGTACGACTTGTCCTCCCTCGCATACGTCGTCGGCTACACATTTTTGGCGCCCGTGGCTGGCTTCGTGTCCGACCGCGTGGGCAGGAGGCCCGTCCTGCTGGCCTGCGCCTTCGTCCTGCTCCTCTCCTCCGTAGGCAGCAGCGTGGCGGCCACGTACGCTTCCTTAGTCGTCACCCGCATCGTGGCCGTATCGGCTGGCTCCGCCATATACATCCTCACCTTCATCCTGCTGCACGAGGTGACCGGGAACGCGTGGCGCCCGCTGTTCGCTCTGCTTCACACTGCCGTGGCGGCCACCGTGGTGCCGCAGCTTGTGCACGCCGTTTCGCTGCTGGAACCGCGTTGGCTGCTCGCCCAGGGACTGCTCCTCGTTCCGACAGCCATGTGCGCCACCTGGTGCTGCCAGCAGGAAGAGTCACCCGCGTGGCTCCTCACCACAGGTAACATGCGCGACGCCGAAGTGGCCATCCTGAGAGCTCAACGGCGTGGACATGAACAAGGCCAAG CGGAGGGCATCATCGAAACGGTAAAGATGCGCCGTCGTGCGGTGTCTGTCTTCATCGCCACGTTTACGCTGAGCGCCGTCTACTTTGACGTCTTGGTTAGAGACAGAGCGACGGTTCTCCGCTGGCATGTGGCGCACGTCTTCCTCTCGACTGCCTACTACGCGGCCACCTACTGGGCCATGACGAAGTGGGGCCTGCGCGACACGCTGGCCGCGCTCCTCGCCGTCGTGTGCAGCTGCGCCTTGGACGAGGTGGCGGTAATCAGCAGGGACTACAACCCGGCCATCCCCTTCGTACACGCAGGCATGAAGGTTGCCGTGTCGGCTGTGCTGGGCGTGGCCCTGTACTACGTGGGAGACATCTTCCCCACCCATATTGGAAGCATCGGCGTGAGTCTGTCCACTTTCTTCGGTGGTGCCGGAACGCTGTTCAGCGTCTCCCTCATCACGCTCTCCGGGCGGAACGCGAACGCCGCCTTCAGCATGTTCGTGGCATTCACGACCCTGCTGAGCATCGGGGTCGTCCACTGGCTGCCCGAAGTGTTCATCGAAACGCCCAAGAAAGCTGCCCCGATTCGAGCTATGACCGAAATGCAGCGGAAGGAGGAGCTCAAAAAGTCGCTCTCGTTTTTCGCGGGGCAAAAAAAGCGCAGATCCTAG